From the Lolium rigidum isolate FL_2022 unplaced genomic scaffold, APGP_CSIRO_Lrig_0.1 contig_5390_1, whole genome shotgun sequence genome, one window contains:
- the LOC124681732 gene encoding protein SPT2 homolog, with protein MNSYSGDRSSSRPTTTTSFDSYNFDFGANSSRSSASRPLRDQRPTNPSPRPAATTNTWSHQPAKTSWTHQPSPAAASALGSGPVSMVGDISGRSWGATAPSSGIGLPQSNNPNLFSDLLGPALGSTRAQSNAPLRSQPSRPAGANPSTNSAPFSMGGMASTLPKTTGAPMASAGYGVGGRPMKPVGMASAAAAQQPMGQKKDPFGSIDPFAAKPMNAAKQAGSVKPDQGFAAFQGVSSGVDAGFSGFQSAGAGFSSFQSTPKPSSATPPTPAPAPAPAVNSGLDHFDTLFPSSAPAASAASNGGGDMFGEMDDWVDVESDYVAGGDSGGTTTELDGLPAPPSGLTASAAKAKGMDNYKGGQYADAIKWLSWAVLLIEKTGKNAGIAEVLSSRASSYKEVGEYKKAIADCSKVLEQDKENVSVLVQRALLYESSEKYRLGADDLRLVLKIDPSNRLARSMIHRLNKMAD; from the exons ATgaactcctactccggcgaccgatCCTCCTCccgccccaccaccaccacctccttcgaCTCCTACAACTTCGACTTCGGCGCCAACTCctcccgctcctccgcctcccgcccccTCCGCGACCAGCGCCCCACCAACCCCTCGCCGAGGCCAGCCGCCACAACAAACACATGGTCACACCAGCCGGCCAAGACGTCCTGGACCCACCAGccgtcccccgccgccgcctcggcgctcGGATCCGGGCCCGTCTCCATGGTCGGCGACATCTCCGGCCGGAGCTGGGGCGCCACCGCGCCCTCCTCCGGCATCGGCCTCCCCCAGTCCAACAACCCCAACCTCTTCAGCGACCTCCTCGGCCCCGCGCTCGGCTCCACCCGCGCCCAGTCCAACGCGCCGCTCAGATCCCAGCCCTCCAGGCCGGCAGGCGCCAACCCTAGCACCAACAGCGCTCCCTTCTCGATGGGCGGCATGGCGAGCACGCTCCCGAAAACCACCGGGGCGCCCATGGCCTCAGCTGGCTACGGGGTTGGTGGCCGACCGATGAAGCCCGTGGGCATGGCGTCGGCTGCCGCAGCTCAGCAGCCCATGGGGCAGAAGAAGGATCCCTTCGGCTCCATCGATCCCTTCGCGGCCAAGCCTATGAATGCCGCAAAGCAGGCAGGCTCGGTCAAACCGGACCAGGGATTTGCCGCGTTCCAGGGCGTGAGTTCGGGCGTCGACGCGGGATTCAGCGGTTTCCAGAGTGCCGGCGCTGGATTCAGTAGCTTCCAGAGTACCCCGAAGCCATCCAGTGCTACTCCTCCTACACCTGCACCCGCTCCGGCGCCTGCGGTGAACTCTGGCCTGGATCATTTTGACACGCTGTTCCCTTCATCTGCACCAGCTGCTTCTGCAGCGAGCAATGGTGGTGGTGACATGTTTGGTGAGATGGATGACTGGGTGGACGTGGAGTCAGACTATGTTGCTGGTGGTGACAGCGGTGGCACAACCACAGAGCTGGACGGGCTACCAGCACCACCGTCTGGGTTGACAGCATCTGCTGCCAAGGCAAAGGGAATGGACAATTACAAGGGTGGCCAGTATGCTGATGCTATCAAATGGTTGTCCTGGGCTGTTTTGCTCATCGAGAAGACTGGCAAAAATGCTGGCATTGCGGAGGTGTTATCGTCAAGGGCCTCGTCTTACAAGGAGGTCGGCGAGTATAAGAAGGCTATTGCCGACTGTTCCAAG GTGCTAGAGCAAGATAAGGAGAATGTGTCTGTGCTAGTGCAGCGGGCTCTCCTATACGAGAGCAGCGAGAAATACAGGCTTGGGGCAGATGACCTGCGTTTGGTTCTCAAGATTGACCCCAGTAATAGGCTCGCCAGGAGTATGATTCATCGGTTGAACAAAATGGCTGACTAG